CGAAGCGTTCCATCGACGTCGGCTTGAGGAACGAGTTGACGCCATTGATTTGAATGACACCACCGCTCTTCTTCAATGCGAGCAATTGCTCATCATCCATGTTGCGCGGCACGTTCGCCAATGCACGCACCCCCGAATGCGACGCAATCACCGGTGCTTTCGACAAGCGAATCGCCTCTAGATTCGCGCCTTTTGCAGGATGCGAAAGATCGACCATCATGCCCAGGCGGTTCATCTCCGCAACGACTTCGCGACCTTCCGCCGACAAGCCATTGTTGTAGAGATAGCCTTCCGTCTCGCCGGTGTTGGAGTCCGCAAGCTGGCTTGCGCCGTTATGCGCCATCGAGAGATACCGCGCGCCGCGATCGTAGAACTCCTTCACGCGCGCCACATCCGTGCCGATCGGATAGCCGTTCTCTACGCCGATCACCACGGCCTTCTTGGCCTGCTTATGCAGCGCGACTACATCCTTCGGCGTGAGCGCGAGGCCGAACTTATCGGGCGCAATCTGCTCGGTGAGGCGATGAATCGCCTCGAACTTCGCGATGGCCTGTTTGTACGCATCGTCGTATCCCGCTGGCGTCAGCGGCCCCTGCTCCACATAGACGATCATGAACGACACATCCATGCCGCCCTCGATCATCTTCGGCAGATTCACCTGCGTGGTGAGCCGCTGCGTGTAGTTGCACGTCGCCGTGAAGTTGGCCGGATCGATGTCGTTGTGCGTGTCCATCTTGATCACATGCGCGATCCGATGCGCCTTCGCAATGAGCGCGGCGTCATCGGTTTGCGCAGCAGCCTGCAGCGCGAGAACAGCGGAAAGACAAGCGATCAACGGCTTCTTCACAAACAACTCCATGCGGCATAACGATGCCTCTAGCCTACAACGCGCGGTGTGTCCGTACGTACGGGTGCCCACATCTCGACTTTTGAGATGTGGGTTTGCAGGATGCATGCGGAGCAACATTCTCGCCCTCCCACATCTGCATGAAGCGCAGACGTGGGGCACCCGACTGTCGTGGCCAGGAGAAAGGCCAGCGAGTGAGTCTCGCTGGCCTTCGTTGTTCGCTGTGAAGCGTCTATGCTTTGCCAGCCAACTGACGCAGCACGTACTGCAGGATGCCGCCGTGCTGGTAGTAGAGAATCTCCTGCGGCGTGTCGATGCGCACCGTCGCGGAGAACTCCGTTGTCTTGCCTTCGCTGCTCTCGGCGATCACCGAAACGATCTTGCCGTCAGCAAACTTCGCATCGAGCATCGCCTTCAGGCCGACCACCTCGAAGATCTCTTCGCCCGTGAGACCGAGCGATTCAACGTTCTGCCCCTCGAGGAACTGCAGCGGCAGAATGCCCATGCCTACGAGGTTTGAGCGATGGATGCGCTCGTAGCTTTCGGCGATTACGAACTTGATGCCGAGCAGGCGAGGACCCTTCGCCGCCCAGTCGCGCGACGAACCCGAGCCGTACTCCTTACCCGCGAGAATCGCGAGCGGCGTACCGCGCTTGGCGTACTCCACCGACGCGTCGTAGATGCTCATGCCTTCGCCTTCGGGCAGCAGACGCGTCACGCCGCCTTCGGTGCCAGGAGCGAGCTTGTTGCGCAGGCGAACATTCGCGAACGTGCCGCGTACCATCACCTCGTGGTTGCCGCGGCGCGAGCCGTAGCTGTTGAAGTCCGCAGGCTTCACGCCGTTCTCGGCGAGATACTTGCCGGCCGGGCCGTTCTGCTTGATCGAACCGGCAGGCGAGATGTGATCAGTCGTGACCGAATCACCCAGCACCGCGAGCACGCGCGCGGCCTTGATCTCTTCCACCGGCGCTGGCGTTGCCGGCATACCATCGAAGTACGGAGCCTTGCGGATGTACGTCGAATCGCCTTCCCAGCCGTAGGTGTCGCCCAAGGGGAACTTGAGCTGCTGCCAGTTCGCATCGCCGTCGCTCACCTTTGCATATTGCGTGAGGAACATCTCGGAGTCGATGCACTGGTGCACGGCGTCGGAGACTTCCTTCTGCGTCGGCCAGATGTCGCGCAGGAAGACGTCATTGCCATCCTTACCCTTGCCCAGCGACTCCGTGTTGAAGTCGTGCGAGATGTGGCCCGCGAGCGCGTACGCCACCACGAGCGGCGGCGACATCAGGTAGTTCGCACGCACCTCCGGCGAGATGCGGCCTTCGAAGTTGCGATTGCCCGAGAGCACCGACACAGCGACGAGGCTGTTCTCTTCAATCGACTTCGAAACGTCCGTCGGCAGCGGGCCCGAGTTGCCGATGCAGGTCGTGCAGCCGTAGCCGACGACCTGAAAACGCAGCGCATCGAGGTACTGCAGCAGACCAGCGCGCGTGTAGTAATCGGTGACCACGCGCGAGCCCGGCGCGAGCGAGGTCTTCACCCACGGCGGAGTCGTCAGGCCAGCTTCAACAGCTTTCTTCGCGAGCAGGCCAGCGGCCATCATCACGTAGGGGTTCGAGGTGTTGGTGCAAGAGGTGATCGCCGCGATGACGATCGAACCGTCGCTCAGATACTTGTCCGGATCGACACCGAAGCGCTCCTTCACGGAGTTCGCCGGGGCCACCACTTCCTGCCCGCCGGTGTGACCGCTGTCGTGCGTGGTGATCTGCACGGTCACTTCCTGCGGAGCCACCGGTGCCGGTGCGCCTTCGCTGCTCGTCACATCACCGGTCAGCGAAGCGTGTCCGCCTTCACCTTCCCAACGCACCATCTGACGCGCAGCGGCCTTGTTCGCGTTCGGTCCCTGCAGCGTCGGCAGCTGCTTCGCAAAGCTCGCAGGCGTCTCGCTCAGCAACACACGGTCCTGCGGACGCTTCGGTCCAGCAACGCTCGGCTCCACGGTTGAGAGATCGAGCTGCAGCGTCGTCGAGTACTCCGCCTCTGCCGCGTCGCTGGTGTGGAACATGCCCTGCGCGCGGTAATAGGCTTCAGCCAGTTCGATCTGCTCTTCGCTGCGGCCGGTAAGGCGCAGGTAGTTCAGCGTTTCCTTGTCCACGGGGAAGAGACCGCAGGTCGCGCCGTACTCGGGTGCCATGTTCGCGATGGTCGCGCGATCCGCAAGCGGAAGCTCTGCGATGCCGGGGCCATAGAACTCAACAAACTTGCCGACGACGCCGAGCTTGCGCAGCATCTCGGTCACGGTAAGCACGAGGTCGGTCGCGGTCGCGCCTTCGCGCAGTTTGCCCGTCAGCTTGAAGCCAACGACCTGCGGCACGAGCATCGACACCGGCTGGCCGAGCATCGCGGCCTCTGCTTCGATACCACCCACGCCCCAGCCCAGAACAGCCAGGCCGTTGACCATCGTGGTGTGCGAGTCCGTGCCGACGAGCGTGTCAGGATAGGCGACGATGGAGCCGTCTGCTTCTTCCTTCGTGAAGACCACGCGCGCGAGGTACTCGAGGTTGACCTGATGGCAGATGCCCATGCCCGGCGGCACGGCGGAGAAGTTATGGAACGCCGTCTGTCCCCACTTGAGGAAGGCGTAGCGCTCGCGGTTGCGCTGGAACTCAAGCGCCGCGTTCAGGTCGTAAGCGTTCGCTGCGCCGTACTCATCCACTTGCACCGAGTGGTCGATGACGAGCTCTGCGGGCTGCAGCGGATTGATCTTCTGCGGGTCGCCGCCGAGCAGCTTCATCGCATCGCGCATCGCTGCGAGGTCCACGATCGCCGGCACGCCGGTGAAGTCCTGCATGAGCACGCGTGCAGGCATATAGGCGATTTCGCGCGAGGGCTCTGCCTCAGCGTCCCACTTCGCGAGGAACTCAATGTCGTCGGCGGTAACGGTCACGCCGTCTTCCAGGCGCAGCAGGTTTTCGAGCAGGACCTTAAGCGAGTACGGCAGCTTCTTCAGGTCGATGCCGTTCTTGCCGTCGAGCGCGGGCAGCGAGAAGTACTTTACGGTTTTGCCGCCGGACGTAAGCGTCGCGGCTGCGCCAAAGCTATTCGGGTGCGATGTAGCCATTGCGGTGATTCTCCTCAAGGGGCGCCCGCCGGCCTGTAGCGGTGGACGCCTGTCCGTGCCGCGTCGTCACGAAGAATAGACCTCGGACGAGCGTGGCGAAAGATGAGTGTTTTCAGGGGAAGAGTGCGAGCTGCAGACGCTGGTTAGCGTCCGCGGTCATGGCGGCCACGACGAAAGCGCTTGATGAAAGGGCGCAGCAGGCTCATGCGCCTCATCTTACGCCATGCCGCTATGCGCTGGGTAGGGAGGAATCGCGTCCATCATCGCCCGCCCAACCTACCCCGGCGGCGGTCACTGCATCCAAAGTCAGGCACGGCGAAAACCTATCTCAGGAAACCGGGTTCAACTTGCCGGAAGGATTTTAAGGAGTCTTATGAGCACCACGAGACGCAATACGAAGTACGCATTGGCGATGGCCGCCTTCGCTGGATGCCTTGCGCTGGGTGTGACCGGATGCAATGGCTGCAATTCAAATGCGGCAGGCGCACCGATCACCAACGGACAGGACCCGGCGATGGCGAACATGGCCGACACCAGCTACAACGCACCGACGCAGGTGGCTGGCTACCAGGCTTCTTACTCGCCCACGCAGTCTGGCGAAACCTACGCCAACGGCCAGCAGGCTCCCGCGCCCATCGTGCAGGGCAACCAGCAGCAGAGCTATGCGTATGACTCCGCTCCGAGCGACGATAACGTCTACGCCGAACAGGCCCCTCCCCCGCTTCCTGAGTACGACCAGCCCGTGGCTCCCGGCCCCAACTATGAGTGGACTCCCGGCTATTGGGGATGGGGTGGCGGCGGCTACTACTGGGTTCCCGGCGCATGGGTCGCCGCGCCCTACTACGGTGCGCTCTGGACGCCTCCCTACTGGGGCTACTACGGCAACCGGTATTACTTCCACCATGGCTACTGGGGCCCGCACATCGGCTTCTACGGCGGCGTGGATTACGGCTTCGGCTACATCGGTGTCGGCTACTTCGGTGGCTACTGGCGTGGCCACGACTTCTGGTACAACCGCGCTGTGACGCGCATCGGCGGAGGCTGGGGCGGTGGTCACTATTACGACCGCGCGGTGGTCTACAACAATGTGCGCTACGGCATGCAGCCGATGAACCGCGTCAGCTTCAATGGCGGTCGCGGTGGCATCAACGCTCGTCCGCAGGGCTTTGAGCAGGCAGCGATGCGGGAACAGCATCTCGGCCCGCAGGCCGCGCAGATGCAGAACCACAACGAAGCGATGCGCAATCGCGGACAGATGTTCAGCGCCAACGGCGGTCGTCCGCAGGAGATGGCGATGTCGGGTGGCCTCGGCAATCCGCGTGAAATCCGCTCCACGCCGCAGGGCGTGCAGGTGGGACGCCCGGGCCTTAACGGACAGCCCGCAGCGAACCACGGTGGACCGCAGGGCAACGCGATGGCTGGCCACGAAGGCGGCATGCAGCCCGGTATGAACATGCAGCATGGTGCGGCAGCGATGCAGGCAGGCCACGGCATGGCGAACATGAACGGTATGAATCACGGCGCTGAAAACCACGGAGCTCCTGCCGCGGCACAGCAGCATGGCTTCGCCAACGCAGGCGGCATGAATCATGCAGCTCCGCAGGCAGCGCAGCAGCAGCACGGCTTCGCCAACGCTGGCGGCATGAATCGTGGCGCGGAGGCCAACCGTGGTATGGAGGCTAACCGCGGCGCCGAGACTCACGCCACGATGCAGCACTCGGCCCCGCAGCAGATGCAGCAACATGCAGCGCCGCAGGTACAGCGTGCAGCTCCGCAGGCAGAACGCGCAGCGCCGCAGCAACATGCAGCACCGCAGATGCAGCAGCACGAGGCTCCTCAGATGCACCAGCAGGCTGCACCGCAGATGCATCAGCAAGCGGCCCCGCAGATGCATAGTGCACCAGCTGGCGGCGGTGGCGGACACATGGGCGGCGGCGCTCCCGCAGGCGGCGGCGGACACCCCGGGGGTGGCGGCGGTCATCCCGGCGGCGGTGGTCACCACTAAACCCCAACGCAACATAGCAACGCCCGCTCCATCTACGAGCGGGCGTTGCTATTTGCACCCTCCGCGAACGGGTGCCCCAGGGTCTCGATTCTGAGACCTGGGTTTCCAGAAAGGTCGGCGGAGAGCGAGAATCCACGAGCCAGCATTCGCGTTCTCCCACGTCACAAAATCGAGACGTGGGGCACCCATCGTGCCTCTTCAACCATGGCTTTTCATCGCAGAACTACTACCTGCCGACGGCCACCTGCACCAGCAGCACCGCATTCAATACAAGAATGATGCCCGCGATCAGCCACCCGGCGACGCGCGTCCGCATCGCCGAAGCGAACTCGCCCATCACGCTCTTGCGCTGCACCAGGATCAGCAGCGGGATCAACGCCGCAGGCAGCGTGAAGCTCAACAGCACCTGCGAGCCGATGAGGATCTTCAACGGGTCCCAGCCCACGCCGATCACGATCAGCGCAGGCACAATCGTAATGAGTCGTCGCAGAAAAATCGGGAACTTCACATCGAGGAAGCCTTCGAGAATCACCTGCCCTGCCAGCACTCCCACGGTCGAGCTCGATAGCCCAGAACACAGCAGCGCGACCGCAAATACCACCGCCGCACCACGCCCCAGCAGCGGCCCCAGCGTGCGGTACGCATCCTGAATCGTCGGTGAGAAATCCGGGCCGTGATACAGCGCGACCGCCGCCATCACGATCATCGCGGAGTTGATCAGCCACGCCGCGTTCATCGCCACGAAGACCTCGGTCAACTCAAAGTGCAGGTACTTGCGCAGGATCGACGGCAGCGCTTTCTTCGGCGGCGGCGCCAGCTCATGCAGCCGCGGCTGCACCAGCGCCGAGTGCAGATAAATCACATGCGGCATCACCGTCGCGCCCAACATGCCGACGGCCGCATACACGCTGCCGCGCATCGCGTGCGAGTCGAAGGTCGGCACGATCGTCGCGAAGAACGCGCGCTGCCAATCCGGGTGCACGAGGAAGACTTCAAAGCCGTAGCAAAGACCGATGACGCCAACCAGCATCATGATGCCGCGCTCAAACCACTGATACCCCGCCAGGTCCAGCGCGAGGATTGCAAACACCAGCACGGTTGCGATCACCGCAGAGAAGAGCAGGCTCGCCGTAGGGCCGAAGCCATGCGCAAGCATCGCAGGCCCGATCAACAGATCAAGCCCCATCGCCGCGCCGAGAAACTCCGCAAGATCGGTGGCGATCGCGGAGATTTCTCCCGCCACCCACAGCCAGAAACTTGTGCGCTTGCCAAAGTGCGTGCGGCAGTTCTGCGGCAGCGTTTTCGCCGTCACAATGCCGAGCTTTGCACTCAGATATTGAATGAGGATCGCCATGGCGTTGGACCACAGCAACACCCACAGCAGCCGATAGCCAAACTGCGCGCCGCCCAGGATGTTCGTCGCAAAGTTGCCCGGGTCGATATACGCCACGGACGCCACAAAGGCCGGGCCGAAGTACGAGCGCAAACGGTCCGCGCGAAATCCCCTGCCGTTGTCCGCACCCATCGCCTTCGCCACGTCAGCGACCGCGGAGCTTTCAGAGCCAGATTCTGCCATTACCGGCAGTATATGCCGCCACCTGCGCGCTCGCGCTACTCGGCAGGCGCGCCATCCACCGCGATCGCCACTTCGCCCGAGGCAGTCAGCCTGCCCAGCGCGTGCGCCTCAAACAGCTTCGTGCGCTCCACCACCAGCGCCAACGAAAGATGCGCATGAGCCGCGCAGGACACGATCAGCGCCGGTGTATGCGTCAGCCACTCACTTTCCAGCGCCACCCGACAACCCAGCGCAGCCTCAGCACAGAGAGCGCGCAACGCATGCACCACAGCATCCACCACCACAACGCCGCGCACAAATCGACGCGCACGCAATGAAGTGAGCAGCGGTTCAAATGCAGCATCTTCGCGCGTCGGCAAAATCAGCACCAGCGCGTCACCCGCCTGCCACATCGTTTAGTGACCCGTGGAACCGAAGCCGCCCTGTCCGCGGGGAGCTTCCGCCAGCGTATTGGTCTCTTCAAACGCGGCCTCGATGCGGCGCACAATGCGCAACTGCGCGATGCGATGCCCAGGAGCCACCATCTGTTCGGTGTCGGAAAGGTTCGTCAGCACGATCTTCAACTCGCCGCGATAGCCCGGGTCAATCACGCCAGCGAGCGTCGTGATGCCGCGCAGCGCGAGGCCGGAACGGTCTTCCACCAGCGCGCCATGCGTCGACGGCAACTCCATCGCAAGCCCCGTGCGCACCGCAAGCGTCGCCCCCGGCGCCAGCAGCGCCGCCTCCGCCGCGAACAAGTCTGCAGCAAGATCGCCGTAAGGGCCGGTGTGTGCGTAGCGAGGCATTTGCGCGGTGGGCAACAGCCGCTGCACGAGAATGCGCGGACGGTCGATGGTGTCGGTGCTCATGCACAACAGTCTCGCACCGCGGCGCGCGGAAATGTGCAAGCAGTAAGAATGGGTACCCATCTCGATTTTTGAGATGTGGTTTCGCAGAATGTATCGGGAACGCTACCTTCATTCTGGCTCCGATAGCGATGCTTCCTTAGACGATGAGCGCCACGGCAAACACCCAGGTCTCAAAATCGAGACCTGGGGCACCCGTTCTTGGCTATGCTTCGATCTTCTTCTCCGTCGAGCGGAAGAGGTACACGCCGAGCACGCAGATCAACGGCTCCATCGGATAGCGGAAGCGCGCCTGAATCGTGACGAGATAGTACGGAATCGGCATGAGCAGCAGCACCCAGAACATCATCCACGCGCCCGGCACGCGGCGCTTGATCGCCAGCGCCACACCTATCAGCCCGCAGAGCGAAACGATGCCGTAGTTCCACAAACGCAGCGTCTCATCGAGCACCTTGGCGTCCGACGGATGCCTCCAGATGAACCAGAAGTACTGCACGCGATACGCCGTGAACTTGGCGTACATCTTCGGCTGCGCCTTGATGTTCGCCATCGCCTGTTCCTGCTTCATCTTGGCGTACTTCACTTCGCCCATCTGCTGGAAGCGCTTGAACTCCGGGTCCGTAGGAGACAGCGGAACAGCCGCGCCCCATGGGAAGGCATCGTGATACCAGAGCGAAGCGTTCCAAAGCTCAATGCCCGCGTTCGACCGCGCCGGAATGAACGCATGCATCACACGCTCGTTGCGAATGATCCACGGCGTCAAGCAAACGAAGACCATCACGAAACTCAGCACCGCGCCGAGCAACGCACGAACGTTCGTCTTCTGCGGCCAGAGAATCCAGCCGGTCACGCCCGCCCACGTAATCATCAGCGTCGTATTCGAGAGCGCCAGCAAGCCCCAGAATAGGCCATAGATCAGCCACATCGCGATTGAGTTGTTCGGCTGCTCATTCTCACCGACACGACGCAGACGCAGCGCGTACACAAACGCCCACGCGATCAGACACGTCGAGAGCGACATCTCCCAGATCCAATGCATCGGGTACTGGATCACCTCGGGATGCAACGCCCAGATCCACGCCGACCACACGGCCACCGGCGCAATCATCGTCGAGCTTCGACGCGCAAAGCCGCGCGCGTCGAAGCAACGCTGCGCGATTTCATACACCGCCGGAATCGTCGCTGCGGAGAACAGCGAATCCAGCACCATGATCGCGAAGACGCTCATATTCGTGTACACGCCGAAGAGCTTGAAGCACGCCGCCATCATCAGCGGATAGATCGGCGGCAGCCACGCCGTGGGGCCGGTCCAGCCATTGAACGGGCTCGAATACCCGCGGCCCTCCACCACATTGCGCGCAATGCGCCCGGCCTCATAGCCGAACTCCCAATGGTCGTCGCGCACGCGCACCTTATAGCTGTGTGCGATCACGATGCAAAGCACGCGCACCACAAAGCCAATCCAGAAGAGGTTGCGGGGGCGTTCATACCAGCGGAGAGAGTTCGTAGCGGACATCAGCGTTAGGGTACAGGGTTTGTAGAAACACCCATCGAAAGATTGCGCAGAATTACCTCGCCGTGCGAGCCATCGAAGCATACAATTCCGGGCATGAATGTTACAGCCCTCCTCCGCGAACTCGACACCGAGATCGCCCGCCTGCAAAAAGCACGCGAAACGATCGCCGCTCTTTCGACCGGCGCTCCCGCCAAGCGTGGCCCAGGTCGTCCGAAGGCCACCACTACCGTTGCCGCACCTGCCCGGAAAAAGCGGACGATGAGTCCGGAAGCGCGCGCCAAGATCGCCGCTGCGGCGAAGAAGCGCTGGGCAGCTCAGAAGAAAGCTACAAAGTAAGCCCTCTGTAGCGCGGATACCAGAGAGTAAGAATGGACCCGGCCCGCGTCATCGACGCGGTGGACGGGAAGATTGTACGAGATCGCCACTAGCACCAAATGTTGTGCAAACCCGATTCTCCCCGAACAAGTATTTGCGATTTCGGGAAAATCCGGTATACTCAGATGGTTTGGCGAAGCTGTCTGTTTATCCGGACGGCTGGGCTTTCGGGCAGACCGGGGCGAGCGGTAATGGCGCATCCAGAGTGCTCGGGCCGGGACACAAGTCCCTCCCTCAGACGAGACAAGTTTTAGAAGTTCAGGCAGATGCGGCGAATGCTCGCGTCCGCGACAAAGGAAACAGCCATGTACGCAGTGATCCGCACCGGCGGTAAGCAGTACCGCGTCGCTCCCGGCGACACCGTCAAGATTGAAAAGTCCGCGCACGAGAACGGCACGCTCGAGTTTTCCGACGTGCTCGCCGTTTCGGGCGAAGAGGGCAAGTTTGAGCAGGACCTGAAGGGCGCCAAGGTGCTCGCTTCCGTTCTCGGCGAAGGCCGTGGCGACAAGATTCTGGTCTTCCACTACAAGCGTAAGAAGCAGTACAAGAAGCTGCAGGGCCACCGCCAGGACTTCGTTGAAGTAAAGATCAACGAGATCCAGGTTGCCGGCAAGAGCTTCAAGGCCTAAGGCCACAAAATTTTTGAAGAGGTAATTCTCAAATGGCACATAAAAAAGGTCTTGGTAGCTCCAAAAACGGCCGCGATTCAAATGCTCAGCGCCTCGGCGTGAAGCGCTTCTCGGGCGAGACCGTCACCGGCGGCTCGATCCTCGTTCGTCAGCGCGGCACACCGCTGCAGGCTGGCAAGAACGTGGGCCGCGGCTCCGACGACACGCTCTTCGCGAAGATCGACGGCGTTGTGAAGTTCCAGAACCGTGGTCAGCACGGCCGCTTCGTCTCCATCGAGCCGGTTGTCGCTGCATAAGCGTTCCCCCTCAACATTCAGAAAGGCCCTGCTTCGGCAGGGCCTTTCTGCGTCTGACGCCCAGCACGACCGGCTGCGCCCACGGCTCCATTTTCGAAGCTGACTTTGCAGGATGGGAGATGCAGCGGCAACAAAAGAACCCTGAGACATCTGTGGCCTCCTGCTCGCAAAAATCGAGAGGCGGAGCCCCCAAGTGAAAGCGGGTGTCGAAACCGACATCCGAGGCAGTACACTGCTGCACATGAAGCGTACCCTCGCTGCCCTCGCGCTCCTCGCTGCCACTTCGTCGTTCGCCTCCGCTCAGGACTGGGCCAAGGCCAAGCTCTCTGCAAGTCCGCGCCACGGCGAGTTCGTCA
Above is a genomic segment from Granulicella cerasi containing:
- a CDS encoding dipeptidase; this encodes MKKPLIACLSAVLALQAAAQTDDAALIAKAHRIAHVIKMDTHNDIDPANFTATCNYTQRLTTQVNLPKMIEGGMDVSFMIVYVEQGPLTPAGYDDAYKQAIAKFEAIHRLTEQIAPDKFGLALTPKDVVALHKQAKKAVVIGVENGYPIGTDVARVKEFYDRGARYLSMAHNGASQLADSNTGETEGYLYNNGLSAEGREVVAEMNRLGMMVDLSHPAKGANLEAIRLSKAPVIASHSGVRALANVPRNMDDEQLLALKKSGGVIQINGVNSFLKPTSMERFAALKKLHAEFAPYMPKESSSAVRACPVEGVDGRVGRKGGGAPGHELPGMEDLPADKRALAEQRIAELNAKYPPTPRATVKDFVDEIDYAVKKIGVDHVGIASDFDGGGGIEGWDSAAEAFNVTLELVRRGYNEKQIAKLWGGNLLRVWGEDEKVARKLEKRAR
- the acnA gene encoding aconitate hydratase; the encoded protein is MATSHPNSFGAAATLTSGGKTVKYFSLPALDGKNGIDLKKLPYSLKVLLENLLRLEDGVTVTADDIEFLAKWDAEAEPSREIAYMPARVLMQDFTGVPAIVDLAAMRDAMKLLGGDPQKINPLQPAELVIDHSVQVDEYGAANAYDLNAALEFQRNRERYAFLKWGQTAFHNFSAVPPGMGICHQVNLEYLARVVFTKEEADGSIVAYPDTLVGTDSHTTMVNGLAVLGWGVGGIEAEAAMLGQPVSMLVPQVVGFKLTGKLREGATATDLVLTVTEMLRKLGVVGKFVEFYGPGIAELPLADRATIANMAPEYGATCGLFPVDKETLNYLRLTGRSEEQIELAEAYYRAQGMFHTSDAAEAEYSTTLQLDLSTVEPSVAGPKRPQDRVLLSETPASFAKQLPTLQGPNANKAAARQMVRWEGEGGHASLTGDVTSSEGAPAPVAPQEVTVQITTHDSGHTGGQEVVAPANSVKERFGVDPDKYLSDGSIVIAAITSCTNTSNPYVMMAAGLLAKKAVEAGLTTPPWVKTSLAPGSRVVTDYYTRAGLLQYLDALRFQVVGYGCTTCIGNSGPLPTDVSKSIEENSLVAVSVLSGNRNFEGRISPEVRANYLMSPPLVVAYALAGHISHDFNTESLGKGKDGNDVFLRDIWPTQKEVSDAVHQCIDSEMFLTQYAKVSDGDANWQQLKFPLGDTYGWEGDSTYIRKAPYFDGMPATPAPVEEIKAARVLAVLGDSVTTDHISPAGSIKQNGPAGKYLAENGVKPADFNSYGSRRGNHEVMVRGTFANVRLRNKLAPGTEGGVTRLLPEGEGMSIYDASVEYAKRGTPLAILAGKEYGSGSSRDWAAKGPRLLGIKFVIAESYERIHRSNLVGMGILPLQFLEGQNVESLGLTGEEIFEVVGLKAMLDAKFADGKIVSVIAESSEGKTTEFSATVRIDTPQEILYYQHGGILQYVLRQLAGKA
- a CDS encoding Nramp family divalent metal transporter, coding for MAESGSESSAVADVAKAMGADNGRGFRADRLRSYFGPAFVASVAYIDPGNFATNILGGAQFGYRLLWVLLWSNAMAILIQYLSAKLGIVTAKTLPQNCRTHFGKRTSFWLWVAGEISAIATDLAEFLGAAMGLDLLIGPAMLAHGFGPTASLLFSAVIATVLVFAILALDLAGYQWFERGIMMLVGVIGLCYGFEVFLVHPDWQRAFFATIVPTFDSHAMRGSVYAAVGMLGATVMPHVIYLHSALVQPRLHELAPPPKKALPSILRKYLHFELTEVFVAMNAAWLINSAMIVMAAVALYHGPDFSPTIQDAYRTLGPLLGRGAAVVFAVALLCSGLSSSTVGVLAGQVILEGFLDVKFPIFLRRLITIVPALIVIGVGWDPLKILIGSQVLLSFTLPAALIPLLILVQRKSVMGEFASAMRTRVAGWLIAGIILVLNAVLLVQVAVGR
- the dut gene encoding dUTP diphosphatase: MSTDTIDRPRILVQRLLPTAQMPRYAHTGPYGDLAADLFAAEAALLAPGATLAVRTGLAMELPSTHGALVEDRSGLALRGITTLAGVIDPGYRGELKIVLTNLSDTEQMVAPGHRIAQLRIVRRIEAAFEETNTLAEAPRGQGGFGSTGH
- a CDS encoding glycosyltransferase family 39 protein, which encodes MSATNSLRWYERPRNLFWIGFVVRVLCIVIAHSYKVRVRDDHWEFGYEAGRIARNVVEGRGYSSPFNGWTGPTAWLPPIYPLMMAACFKLFGVYTNMSVFAIMVLDSLFSAATIPAVYEIAQRCFDARGFARRSSTMIAPVAVWSAWIWALHPEVIQYPMHWIWEMSLSTCLIAWAFVYALRLRRVGENEQPNNSIAMWLIYGLFWGLLALSNTTLMITWAGVTGWILWPQKTNVRALLGAVLSFVMVFVCLTPWIIRNERVMHAFIPARSNAGIELWNASLWYHDAFPWGAAVPLSPTDPEFKRFQQMGEVKYAKMKQEQAMANIKAQPKMYAKFTAYRVQYFWFIWRHPSDAKVLDETLRLWNYGIVSLCGLIGVALAIKRRVPGAWMMFWVLLLMPIPYYLVTIQARFRYPMEPLICVLGVYLFRSTEKKIEA
- the rplU gene encoding 50S ribosomal protein L21, with product MYAVIRTGGKQYRVAPGDTVKIEKSAHENGTLEFSDVLAVSGEEGKFEQDLKGAKVLASVLGEGRGDKILVFHYKRKKQYKKLQGHRQDFVEVKINEIQVAGKSFKA
- the rpmA gene encoding 50S ribosomal protein L27 encodes the protein MAHKKGLGSSKNGRDSNAQRLGVKRFSGETVTGGSILVRQRGTPLQAGKNVGRGSDDTLFAKIDGVVKFQNRGQHGRFVSIEPVVAA